One window of the Fusobacterium sp. IOR10 genome contains the following:
- a CDS encoding permease: MPQLSGILVLIGIILSVMDRNMISSLIGENSGLFGFLISGIVGSITLIPGFVAMPLISSLLKSGAGYTQMTMFLSTLMMVGIVTLPLEIQYFGKKVTYKRNIACFFFSILIALIIGRLI, translated from the coding sequence ATGCCGCAACTTTCTGGGATACTGGTTCTTATAGGGATTATACTTTCAGTAATGGATAGGAATATGATTTCTTCTTTAATAGGTGAAAATTCAGGATTATTTGGATTTTTAATATCAGGGATAGTTGGATCAATAACCTTAATTCCTGGATTTGTTGCAATGCCTTTAATTTCATCTTTATTAAAATCAGGGGCAGGTTATACTCAAATGACCATGTTTTTAAGTACTCTTATGATGGTTGGGATAGTAACCTTACCACTAGAAATACAATATTTTGGGAAAAAAGTGACGTATAAAAGAAATATAGCATGTTTTTTCTTTTCAATTTTAATTGCTTTGATAATAGGAAGGTTAATCTAA